DNA from Pseudomonadota bacterium:
GCGGTTTCACCACCGCCGCGTTGAACGGCAAGGCCCGAGGCGGCCCCGGCAGCATTTGCACGGGAAGGTAGCGTTTGGTCTGCCTGGGCCAACCCGTGATCGAGCCAGGACTGCCGCACAGCATCGTGTCTGGCTCGAAGCCAGGCACCTGCGGCAGCTTGAAGGGCCGCAGCTGCTGCCCTGGCCGTCGAATGTCGGTGGTCAAGAAGATGGGCCGGCGGCTGGCCACGGACCGGCCCCCTGTGGCCGGCACGCCGTGAACGACGAGACGACCGCGACCGTCGCTTGCAGCCCTGTTCAGCCGACCCTTCCAGACTCGCCAGCTAAGCGCCACCTCCGAGCCAACGGACCGCAGCTCCACAAGGCACGATTCGTCGCCGCGGTGGCTGAACAACACCACGCTGTCACCGGTGCGCGTAAGGTCCCGCCCCTCGTTGTCGGGTCCCTCCCAGAAAGGAACCCGCCCAACCCTGTGCGGCCCCGAAAGCGACAGCTTGCCCACGGAGACACTCGATGGCATCACCGGCTTTGGCTCGACCAACGCCTTGGCTGGAGCCTTGGCCGGGGCGGGGGTTGGTTTGATGGGATGCACCGTGTGGTAGCAGCCCAGGGTCGGGGTCAGAACGGCCAGTACAACGAGCCACGCCCTTGGCGCTGCAATGTGCGCTCCGGGTGCGCGGCCGATACTCTGGTGTTTCTCACTCACGCTCCGGCTAACGCGTACACGGATTGGCTCCCGTATACAACCGGAGCACGCGCAGCCGTTCACAGCCCGTCACCCGAACCTGCGTATCGGAGCGCGAACCGAACCGGATGCCGGATCCGCGTCACCAGGGCGTCCGCCGGGATCGTAGAAACGCAGCGACGGGGCGGATTAGCGCGACGCGTCGTTTTGGACGCTGCCCGAGCCAGCGTTTCCGATGAGCAAAGCGCCGGAGGAGCGCGGGCGGCAGCCACCGAAGCGTCACTCTTTCGTGTCTCCTCGATGCCAAAATGTGGTCAAGCGGTTTGAATTGGGCAATTCTTCGGGCGGGTCTTTTTCTGTCTTGATTTCCTTTTGGAAGGCGCGCAGGGTCACGGGTATGAACAGGCGATCGAAGATCAGTGGTGGGAGCCGCGACGACGCGACGGGACGTGTCGACGCCCCGCGAAGTGGTTCCAAGACCAAGACGGCCAAGCCGGCTGCCAAAGCTCGTGGAGCCGAAGCGGGCGGGTCCACAAGCACGGGCCGACGGACCAAGTCTCCGGCGCGCTCGAAAGCGCCGCGGAAGCGCGCGGCGAGGCCCCGTTCGCGAACAGCGGCCGCGCCGGCCGTTGCCAGCGCCAGCAGTGCCTCCTCCACTGGACCCGGTGGCAGCTCGCTTTTGGGAAGCCTACCGGTCGCCCCTAGCTACGAGGAGATTGCGCGCCTGGCGTACGAAATCTACGAGGCCGAGGGTCGCCCGAACGGCCAGGCGCTCTCGCACTGGCTGCAAGCGGAGGCCGCTCTTTCGTCCAGGCCACTCGCTCAGGCGTAGGGTCAAGGGACACGCGGCGCATCCTCGTAGTCCGTTCGACCCCGACTGTCGCCCAGAGATCACGCGCTCGACCCGGAAACATCACGTAGAGGCCCTATTTAACCTGCACGGGGAGCTTGCAGCGTGAAGCCCCAGGCACTAGGACACCAGCGTCTTCAGGGGAGCGGGGCCCGGGTCTTTCGACCTCAGGAAACCGAACTGTCGCCTCCGATCTTGCGCCGAGGAGCCCGGCGCCTGCCGACCATCCGAAGCCGATTCAGCCGTGGTGAGCCATGCAGATCCATATTCTGTCGTTTGAGGGTCCCGACGCCTACTCGCGCGCCGGTGGCCTCGCAACCCGTGTCGAGGGGCTGACCAAAGCCCTGGTGGAACAGCGGCACGAGGTGCATTTGTGGTTCGTGGGTGACCCTGATCTACCCGGCCACGAGCGCATGGGGGACCTGTACCTGCATCGCTGGTGCCAATGGATTAGCCAGTACCGCCGTGGCGGCGTCTACGAC
Protein-coding regions in this window:
- a CDS encoding DUF2934 domain-containing protein, translating into MGSLPVAPSYEEIARLAYEIYEAEGRPNGQALSHWLQAEAALSSRPLAQA